One part of the Coffea eugenioides isolate CCC68of chromosome 10, Ceug_1.0, whole genome shotgun sequence genome encodes these proteins:
- the LOC113748586 gene encoding urease accessory protein G-like isoform X1 — protein sequence MASQDHNFHEVHDHHHHDHHHHNPPHEDSEATSWIGPDGRKYHSHDGLAPHSHEPIYSPGYFRRRARPLSNRDFNERAFTVGIGGPVGTGKTALMLALCKFLRDKYSLAAVTNDIFTKEDGEFLIKHGALPEDRIRAVETGGCPHAAIREDISINLGPLEELSNLFKADILLCESGGDNLAANFSRELADYIIYIIDVSGGDKIPRKGGPGITQADLLVINKTDLASAVGADLSVMERDALQMRDGGPFVFAQVKHGVGVEEIVNRILGSWEAATGKQRH from the exons ATGGCTTCTCAAGACCACAATTTCCATGAGGTACATGACCACCACCACCATGACCATCACCACCATAACCCTCCCCATGA GGATTCGGAAGCAACATCTTGGATAGGCCCAGATGGGAGGAAGTACCATAGCCATGACGGATTGGCACCTCATTCCCACGAACCCATTTACTCGCCTGGCTACTTTAGGCGAAGGGCACGCCCACTTTCTAACAGGGATTTCAATGAGAGAGCCTTCACTGTTGGTATTGGTGGCCCTGTTGGTACTGG GAAAACAGCTTTAATGCTGGCCCTCTGTAAGTTCTTGAGGGATAAGTACAGTCTTGCTGCT GTTACTAATGACATATTCACGAAAGAGGATGGGGAGTTTCTGATAAAGCATGGAGCACTTCCTGAAGATAGGATTCGTGCGGTAGAAACAGGAGGCTGCCCGCATGCTGCAATTCGGGAAGATATCAGCATTAATCTTGGTCCTCTTGAGGAGCTTTCTAACTTGTTCAAAGCAGACATTCTTCTTTGTGAATCTGGTGGAG ACAATCTGGCTGCCAACTTCAGCAGAGAACTGGCTGActatattatttatattattGATGTATCTGGTGGTGATAAAATACCTCGAAAAGGAGGTCCAGGCATTACACAGGCCGACCTTCTT GTAATAAACAAAACTGACCTTGCATCAGCAGTTGGAGCTGATTTATCTGTCATGGAACGTGACGCGCTGCAGATGCGGGATGGTGGGCCATTTGTCTTTGCTCAG GTCAAGCATGGTGTAGGTGTGGAGGAAATAGTCAACCGCATCCTGGGATCTTGGGAAGCAGCAACAGGAAAGCAGCGTCATTGA
- the LOC113748586 gene encoding urease accessory protein G-like isoform X3, which translates to MASQDHNFHEVHDHHHHDHHHHNPPHEDSEATSWIGPDGRKYHSHDGLAPHSHEPIYSPGYFRRRARPLSNRDFNERAFTVGIGGPVGTGKTALMLALCKFLRDKYSLAAVTNDIFTKEDGEFLIKHGALPEDRIRAVETGGCPHAAIREDISINLGPLEELSNLFKADILLCESGGDNLAANFSRELADYIIYIIDVSGGDKIPRKGGPGITQADLLLELIYLSWNVTRCRCGMVGHLSLLRSSMV; encoded by the exons ATGGCTTCTCAAGACCACAATTTCCATGAGGTACATGACCACCACCACCATGACCATCACCACCATAACCCTCCCCATGA GGATTCGGAAGCAACATCTTGGATAGGCCCAGATGGGAGGAAGTACCATAGCCATGACGGATTGGCACCTCATTCCCACGAACCCATTTACTCGCCTGGCTACTTTAGGCGAAGGGCACGCCCACTTTCTAACAGGGATTTCAATGAGAGAGCCTTCACTGTTGGTATTGGTGGCCCTGTTGGTACTGG GAAAACAGCTTTAATGCTGGCCCTCTGTAAGTTCTTGAGGGATAAGTACAGTCTTGCTGCT GTTACTAATGACATATTCACGAAAGAGGATGGGGAGTTTCTGATAAAGCATGGAGCACTTCCTGAAGATAGGATTCGTGCGGTAGAAACAGGAGGCTGCCCGCATGCTGCAATTCGGGAAGATATCAGCATTAATCTTGGTCCTCTTGAGGAGCTTTCTAACTTGTTCAAAGCAGACATTCTTCTTTGTGAATCTGGTGGAG ACAATCTGGCTGCCAACTTCAGCAGAGAACTGGCTGActatattatttatattattGATGTATCTGGTGGTGATAAAATACCTCGAAAAGGAGGTCCAGGCATTACACAGGCCGACCTTCTT TTGGAGCTGATTTATCTGTCATGGAACGTGACGCGCTGCAGATGCGGGATGGTGGGCCATTTGTCTTTGCTCAG GTCAAGCATGGTGTAG
- the LOC113748586 gene encoding urease accessory protein G-like isoform X2, whose protein sequence is MASQDHNFHEVHDHHHHDHHHHNPPHEDSEATSWIGPDGRKYHSHDGLAPHSHEPIYSPGYFRRRARPLSNRDFNERAFTVGIGGPVGTGKTALMLALCKFLRDKYSLAAVTNDIFTKEDGEFLIKHGALPEDRIRAVETGGCPHAAIREDISINLGPLEELSNLFKADILLCESGGDNLAANFSRELADYIIYIIDVSGGDKIPRKGGPGITQADLLQLELIYLSWNVTRCRCGMVGHLSLLRSSMV, encoded by the exons ATGGCTTCTCAAGACCACAATTTCCATGAGGTACATGACCACCACCACCATGACCATCACCACCATAACCCTCCCCATGA GGATTCGGAAGCAACATCTTGGATAGGCCCAGATGGGAGGAAGTACCATAGCCATGACGGATTGGCACCTCATTCCCACGAACCCATTTACTCGCCTGGCTACTTTAGGCGAAGGGCACGCCCACTTTCTAACAGGGATTTCAATGAGAGAGCCTTCACTGTTGGTATTGGTGGCCCTGTTGGTACTGG GAAAACAGCTTTAATGCTGGCCCTCTGTAAGTTCTTGAGGGATAAGTACAGTCTTGCTGCT GTTACTAATGACATATTCACGAAAGAGGATGGGGAGTTTCTGATAAAGCATGGAGCACTTCCTGAAGATAGGATTCGTGCGGTAGAAACAGGAGGCTGCCCGCATGCTGCAATTCGGGAAGATATCAGCATTAATCTTGGTCCTCTTGAGGAGCTTTCTAACTTGTTCAAAGCAGACATTCTTCTTTGTGAATCTGGTGGAG ACAATCTGGCTGCCAACTTCAGCAGAGAACTGGCTGActatattatttatattattGATGTATCTGGTGGTGATAAAATACCTCGAAAAGGAGGTCCAGGCATTACACAGGCCGACCTTCTT CAGTTGGAGCTGATTTATCTGTCATGGAACGTGACGCGCTGCAGATGCGGGATGGTGGGCCATTTGTCTTTGCTCAG GTCAAGCATGGTGTAG
- the LOC113750542 gene encoding monodehydroascorbate reductase 4, peroxisomal-like — MQSSNTSVYAVGDVAAFPVKMFAETRRLEHVDSARKSARRAVAAIMEPEKTGEFDYLPFFYSRVFTLSWQFYGDNAGEVIHFGDFSGKTFGAYWINKGHLVGSFLEGGTKEQYEAIAKATRLKPAIEDLGELERQGLGFALTASQKPSSSSPPLVAGSSNLVIEKPLHAWYATAGVIVAASVATFAYWYGRRRRSKTGCDCFRNSDNSVNLCLPNSIRIEFEFEIW; from the coding sequence ATGCAATCTAGCAACACTTCAGTCTATGCAGTTGGGGATGTTGCCGCTTTTCCAGTAAAAATGTTTGCTGAAACACGCAGACTTGAGCATGTAGATTCTGCGAGGAAGTCAGCAAGGCGTGCTGTTGCTGCTATCATGGAGCCAGAAAAGACGGGTGAATTCGACTACCTGCCATTCTTCTACTCCCGCGTCTTCACATTGTCTTGGCAGTTTTATGGAGACAACGCAGGGGAAGTAATTCATTTTGGGGATTTCTCGGGAAAGACTTTTGGGGCTTATTGGATTAATAAGGGTCATCTTGTTGGTTCTTTTCTGGAGGGTGGAACCAAAGAGCAGTACGAAGCTATAGCCAAGGCCACGAGGCTTAAACCGGCAATTGAAGACCTGGGTGAGCTTGAGAGGCAGGGACTGGGATTTGCTTTGACAGCAAGCCAGAaaccatcatcatcatcacctCCTCTTGTTGCTGGCAGTTCTAATCTCGTTATCGAGAAACCATTACACGCTTGGTACGCAACTGCGGGTGTGATTGTGGCTGCATCAGTAGCAACCTTTGCATACTGGTATGGCAGGAGGCGACGAAGCAAAACAGGCTGCGATTGCTTCAGGAATTCGGACAATTCGGTCAATTTGTGTTTACCGAATTCAATCCGAattgaattcgaattcgaaatTTGGTAA